A stretch of the Dioscorea cayenensis subsp. rotundata cultivar TDr96_F1 chromosome 4, TDr96_F1_v2_PseudoChromosome.rev07_lg8_w22 25.fasta, whole genome shotgun sequence genome encodes the following:
- the LOC120257923 gene encoding uncharacterized protein LOC120257923 isoform X1, translated as MSKWRWDLRIRFLRYILMGISKNEVNLRRLLASAPQQQNQAKLVHYITTLREQLEQLGLEVTPEGLPSISKAKLNEYSEKIEALAARLAAPLVEHTDAVDEIKVEETSSKTEEVGYGSPPGLRRRFTAHVELEENTREATDKDSSNQVKLDAAAQAHIEKHRKLQEDLTDEMVVLARQLKESSHMMNKSLQDTEKILDSTERAVEHSLASTGRVNVRAMEVYSESFKTTCFTWLVIFAMICIFVMVVLLIRVT; from the exons ATGTCTAAATGGAGATGGGATCtgaggattaggtttttgag ATATATCCTCATGGGGATTAGCAAAAATGAAGTAAATTTGAGGAGGTTGCTTGCATCCGCTCCTCAGCAGCAGAATCAAGCAAAACTTGTACAT TATATCACCACATTGCGGGAACAATTAGAGCAACTTGGTCTAGAGGTTACGCCAGAGGGACTACCTAG CATTTCAAAGGCAAAGTTGAATGAATACTCTGAGAAGATAGAGGCGCTTGCTGCCAGATTGGCAGCTCCATTG GTAGAGCATACAGATGCTGTTGATGAGATCAAAGTTGAGGAAACATCTTCTAAGACAGAGGAAGTTGGCTATGGAAGCCCTCCTGGATTACGGAGGAGGTTTAC GGCTCATGTGGAGTTGGAAGAAAATACTCGTGAGGCTACTGATAAGGATTCTTCAAACCAAGTTAAGCTGGATGCTGCAGCACAGGCGCATATTGAGAAACATCG GAAGCTTCAAGAAGATTTAACAGATGAGATGGTTGTGCTAGCACGGCAACTAAAGGAAAGCAGTCATATGATGAACAAGTCCTTGCAAGACACTGAGAAG ATACTTGACTCCACCGAGAGAGCCGTCGAACATAGCTTAGCAAGCACTGGACGTGTCAATGTGCGCGCCATGGAGGTTTATTCAGAGAGTTTCAAGACGACGTGCTTTACATGGCTCGTGATCTTTGCTATGATTTGTATATTCGTCATGGTTGTTCTACTCATTCGTGTCACTTGA
- the LOC120257923 gene encoding uncharacterized protein LOC120257923 isoform X2 → MGISKNEVNLRRLLASAPQQQNQAKLVHYITTLREQLEQLGLEVTPEGLPSISKAKLNEYSEKIEALAARLAAPLVEHTDAVDEIKVEETSSKTEEVGYGSPPGLRRRFTAHVELEENTREATDKDSSNQVKLDAAAQAHIEKHRKLQEDLTDEMVVLARQLKESSHMMNKSLQDTEKILDSTERAVEHSLASTGRVNVRAMEVYSESFKTTCFTWLVIFAMICIFVMVVLLIRVT, encoded by the exons ATGGGGATTAGCAAAAATGAAGTAAATTTGAGGAGGTTGCTTGCATCCGCTCCTCAGCAGCAGAATCAAGCAAAACTTGTACAT TATATCACCACATTGCGGGAACAATTAGAGCAACTTGGTCTAGAGGTTACGCCAGAGGGACTACCTAG CATTTCAAAGGCAAAGTTGAATGAATACTCTGAGAAGATAGAGGCGCTTGCTGCCAGATTGGCAGCTCCATTG GTAGAGCATACAGATGCTGTTGATGAGATCAAAGTTGAGGAAACATCTTCTAAGACAGAGGAAGTTGGCTATGGAAGCCCTCCTGGATTACGGAGGAGGTTTAC GGCTCATGTGGAGTTGGAAGAAAATACTCGTGAGGCTACTGATAAGGATTCTTCAAACCAAGTTAAGCTGGATGCTGCAGCACAGGCGCATATTGAGAAACATCG GAAGCTTCAAGAAGATTTAACAGATGAGATGGTTGTGCTAGCACGGCAACTAAAGGAAAGCAGTCATATGATGAACAAGTCCTTGCAAGACACTGAGAAG ATACTTGACTCCACCGAGAGAGCCGTCGAACATAGCTTAGCAAGCACTGGACGTGTCAATGTGCGCGCCATGGAGGTTTATTCAGAGAGTTTCAAGACGACGTGCTTTACATGGCTCGTGATCTTTGCTATGATTTGTATATTCGTCATGGTTGTTCTACTCATTCGTGTCACTTGA